The following are encoded together in the Humulus lupulus chromosome 5, drHumLupu1.1, whole genome shotgun sequence genome:
- the LOC133780663 gene encoding uncharacterized protein LOC133780663, with product MSTPNIFDMYQAEEEEEVPQLQRRSKKRTGETSQGPSAKKSRPEDLPQGTPPGQSPAPTGRTPTPPPAPSEQQNTPARSNPPPAPAREHLSREEAHEARLVSRTIRSAKDRIEHIGKGERVGAAMIQAVELPVDQILNRALNEISSALLSAITARTRAQAYFEQIEAKVLEKHQVKATEELSAAEAKHAKELETVVRERDAVVTKLSAAEAAKDAAVKLREEYRSYNKTHLREIKHLEGVQDYCHSRGQGSAVGA from the exons atgtcgactcccaatatctttgacatgtaccaggccgaagaggaagaggaagtccctcagcttcaacggaggtcaaagaaacgaactggtgaaaccagtcaaggcccttcagccaagaagagtcgaccagaagaccttcctcagggcacaCCACCCGgtcaaagtcctgcgccaactgggcgaactcctacccctcctccagctccttctgaacagcaaaacacccctgctcggtccaaccctccacctgcgcctgctagggagcatctttctcgcgaagaggctcatgaggccaggctcgtgagccgtactattcgatccgctaaggatcgaattgaacacataggcaaaggtgagcgtgttggggccgccatgatccaagctgtagagctaccagtcgatcagatcctgaatagggctctgaacgagatctccagc gccttactttctgccattactgctcgtacccgagcccaggcctactttgaacAGATTGAGGccaaagttctcgagaaacatcaggtgaaggcgactgaggagctttcggctgctgaggccaaacatgctaaggagttggagacggtggtccgagagagggatgcagtggtgaccaaactgtccgcggctgaagctgcaaaggatgcagcggttaagctgagggaagagtaccggtcgtacaacaaaactcatctccgcgagatcaagcatctggagggggtacaagactattgccactctcgagggcaaggttcagcagttggagcttga